A single genomic interval of Nitrospirota bacterium harbors:
- a CDS encoding 4Fe-4S binding protein, which translates to MVTMSFTHFEIKTYVKEVPHIEFNMGACLGALECGKCLQACAPHVMRCYTPIPEGKTSTSKEWIPVATFPSLCTGCMKCVEVCPKKDEKAISVTFKPMKLPKKIFNRR; encoded by the coding sequence ATGGTAACTATGAGTTTTACACATTTTGAGATCAAAACATATGTTAAAGAAGTTCCACATATAGAATTTAACATGGGTGCATGTCTCGGTGCTCTAGAGTGTGGCAAATGTCTACAGGCTTGTGCACCACATGTTATGCGTTGCTATACCCCAATACCGGAAGGTAAGACTTCAACTTCAAAGGAGTGGATACCTGTTGCTACTTTCCCTTCCCTTTGCACAGGTTGCATGAAATGTGTCGAGGTTTGCCCTAAAAAAGACGAGAAGGCGATTTCTGTGACTTTTAAACCTATGAAATTACCTAAGAAAATCTTCAATAGGAGATGA
- a CDS encoding 4Fe-4S dicluster-binding protein — MCEWCTQHGKGKKWFLAVENYVRKFDEMEDWLKEWNSNYRAVQARLWGPISGELDVLKTRLSPRLEKIADIDWEEGFSRYHSAQTVTLDEAKEMCDVSAQAGSAFVKLACTCRKYKRGGKYIGPENLYCLGISAYVNMYQEHPERIWKEHKIETVSTEEAKEHIEKLSEQGLCHDASYVGSPAYMSKLCSCEYPVCVWLQWRLDWGLTGILKKGHYVAELDMDICNGCGECVKACHFKSINLSPTYGVAMLKQENCFGCAQCMRVCPVEAIKMLEREKIPALKEVW, encoded by the coding sequence ATGTGTGAATGGTGTACACAACATGGCAAAGGCAAAAAATGGTTTTTGGCTGTAGAAAATTATGTCAGAAAATTTGATGAAATGGAAGACTGGCTCAAAGAGTGGAATTCGAACTATCGAGCTGTCCAAGCGAGGCTCTGGGGTCCAATCTCAGGAGAGTTAGATGTCCTGAAAACTCGATTAAGCCCAAGGCTGGAAAAGATTGCGGACATTGATTGGGAGGAAGGTTTCTCCAGATACCACTCTGCGCAGACCGTGACACTGGATGAGGCAAAGGAGATGTGCGATGTATCTGCGCAGGCTGGCAGCGCCTTCGTGAAGCTCGCCTGCACCTGCCGTAAATATAAAAGGGGTGGCAAATACATAGGACCTGAAAATCTTTACTGCCTTGGAATTTCAGCCTATGTTAATATGTATCAGGAACATCCGGAAAGGATCTGGAAAGAACATAAGATCGAGACGGTTTCAACTGAGGAAGCAAAGGAGCATATAGAAAAACTCTCTGAGCAGGGATTGTGTCACGACGCTTCCTATGTAGGCTCTCCTGCCTATATGTCCAAGTTATGTAGTTGTGAGTATCCTGTATGCGTATGGCTACAATGGAGGTTGGATTGGGGGCTCACCGGGATACTTAAAAAAGGGCATTATGTCGCCGAACTGGATATGGATATATGTAATGGATGTGGTGAATGTGTCAAGGCATGCCATTTTAAGTCTATCAACCTGTCTCCTACTTATGGAGTAGCCATGTTAAAGCAGGAAAATTGCTTTGGATGTGCTCAATGTATGAGAGTCTGTCCTGTTGAGGCAATAAAGATGCTGGAACGGGAAAAGATTCCAGCCTTAAAGGAGGTATGGTAA
- a CDS encoding SCP2 sterol-binding domain-containing protein, which produces MKELMTMSVDVKRYLAQIRKINEKVNLDEEFPDWNKSVQFIIKNSTETAFYFVVDGGKVSKVEQGKLDKADVIIEGKPEAMQRLFDGEIPIIGAFITKELTITGPIGDAIGAKVLLEAARIF; this is translated from the coding sequence ATGAAGGAGTTGATGACGATGAGTGTAGATGTAAAGAGGTATTTAGCTCAGATTAGAAAAATAAACGAGAAAGTTAATCTGGACGAAGAATTTCCAGACTGGAACAAGTCTGTACAGTTCATCATAAAAAATAGTACAGAGACCGCCTTTTACTTTGTGGTAGATGGTGGGAAAGTTTCCAAGGTAGAGCAGGGAAAACTGGACAAAGCCGATGTAATCATTGAGGGAAAACCGGAAGCGATGCAAAGACTGTTTGATGGCGAGATTCCAATAATCGGAGCTTTTATCACCAAAGAACTCACAATCACTGGGCCTATCGGAGATGCCATCGGGGCAAAGGTGTTGCTGGAGGCAGCGAGGATTTTTTAA